Genomic segment of Paenibacillaceae bacterium GAS479:
GCGCAGCCTTGCTAACTCCATTAGCAAAGTCCGCACTCGTGACCATCCGCATCAGAAACAGCTGCACGGTCTGAAGAGAATCGCTCGACGTGAACATCATCGAGTCAAAATAAGAATTCCAATGGTAAACCCCGTTGAACAAGGTGATCGCAGCAAGAACCGGTTTGGAAAGTGACAGAATAAAACCGAAGAATATTCTGTATTCACTAGCTCCGTCCATTCTCGCGGATTCAAGAATCGCATCTGGAATGGTGCGCATGAATGACATGATGATGATCAAATCCCAGACGCTAAACATATTTGGGATGATGTACACCAGCATATTGTTGAGCAATCCAAGCTCCTTGTAGAGCAAGTACGTTGGGATGAGGCCGCCGCTGAAAAACATCGTAATCATGATAATGATCATATATACATTTCGCCCGACCAGATACGGTCTCGACAGCCCGTAAGCAATTAATGCGGTGAACAACACATGGATAAATGTGCCTACAATCGTCCGAAAGCCGGTAACAAAAAACGCCTGATAGATCGTTTCATCGGATAGTACGGCGCTGTAGTTGGCGATTGTGAATTCCCGAGGCCAGAAGTAAACGCCTCCGCGCAAGTAATCCAGGCCGCTATTGAATGAGCCGACAATGGTGAACCAGAACGGTCCTAGCGTGACCACGATGATTGCAATCATGAAGAATACATTTAAGATGTCAAAGGCTTTGGATCGTAATTGACTACTGCTGCTCATCTTCATTCCTCCTTCCTTAGAACAAACCTTTATTCGTAATTCTTTTGGAGACATGGTTGGCAGCTAACAAAAGAATGACGGCAATAATCGATTTGGCGAGTCCGACAGCCGTTGAATAGGAGTATCTCATCGATTCGAAACCAAGCTTATATACATAAGTATCAATCGTTTCGCTTGATTCCCTGTTCAGCACATTTTGCAGCACGAGAATTTGCTCGAACCCGCTATTCAGCAGGGAACTGATTGCAAAGATGAGCATGATGACGATTGTCCCCATTATGCTTGGCAGCGTAATATGCCACATCTTCTGGAATCGACCCGCGCCGTCTATTTTGGCGGCTTCATATAGTTCGGCGTCTACGCCTGCTATAGCGGCGATATAAATGATTGCTCCCCATCCCAGCCCCTTAAGCGTTTCGCCGAGGACAAGAATGTATTTGAAATATTGCGGCTCTGACATGAAATTCAGGGGTTCCTTTATCACGCCGATCGTAAGGAGGATTTCGTTAAGAATACCGTTCGAGGGAGAAAGAATGTTAATAATTAATCCGCCAAAAATAACCCAGGATACAAAATGCGGCAAATACGAAATCGATTGAACAAGTCTTCTAAACTTGTTGTTTGTTATCTCGTTCAACAACAAGGCGAAAATAATCGGAGCCGGGAAAGCTATGGCCAATGCAAGCATATTGATCGTCAGCGTGTTTTGTAATACTTGCATAAAGTTGGGGTCGTTGAAAAACTCCCTGAAATGCTCCAAACCAACCCAATCCGAGCTCGTTATGCCTTGCAAAATGTCGTAATCTTTAAAGGCAATCAGAATACCGTACATAGGAAAGTAGGAGAAGATAAGCAAAAAAACAATTCCCGGCCACACCATGCTTTGAATTTCTAACTGCCCTATAAATTTTTTGTACATGGGTGGACTCCTTTATGATAGCGTTTTCTATATTGTAATAAAGGAGCAGAACGCCTGAAATAGCAGCATTTTGTTTTTAGGTTCATTTTTTTGTTTCTTTGCAGCCAATAAAAAAAACGCAGCCTCATGAAGGCTGCGTTAAAACTTGAAATTCTATTAAAAAGAAAACTGTTTGTCGATATTATACTTTGATTTCATCCGATTAATGACGTAAGTTTCATAGATATCACGTTCCATCGGATCGTCTACGATGTAAACCTCGATTTTTGCCACTTCATCGCGGTGTTTTTTCATCGGTGATACAGAATCCTCGAAATGCTTTTTGATTCTTGGGCGCAGCTTTCTTGCCTTGCCGACAAACAACAGCTCGTCCTTGGCATTGTAAAACATAAAAATGCCACCTTTTTCTCTCGTAATCAGGTGGAAATCGGTAAACCCGAAAATATGGCTTCCTTCGGGGTTCTTCTGTTTAGTAATGCTCACTTCCAGTTTCGGAATAGTGATTGTTATCAAAGTTGCTCACGTCCTTTTTTCCTATTCATCTGAAGATTATACCATGGATTCTATCGTTATTCCTTATCCATTGGATTATGAATATCATCTTTATAGTAATCAAACACGAGCTGCTGCTGCGTACCTCTTACCGCATAGAACACATCAGACAGCTTTTTCCCCCGCTGACTTAGCTCATGCTCAAGCCATTTGCGAGTCAGTCCATGTCGATCCAGATTATCATCTACAATTTCACCATCCATAATTAGCTCTATGGGAAAAGTCTGAGCTCGTCCAACAAGGCCGATATCCTGCTTTGTGGCCAACTGGTAGCCTTCTTTTTTTAGGATGGATACCTTTCCGTTATTTTCCAAAACGGCATACTCCACTTCTTCTAAATTAAATACCCCTTCTTGCCGTAAGGACTGGTCCAGCGAATCCATTGTATATCGAATTTTTCCCATATTATCTTCAAGAACTTTTCCGCCTTCGATAAGTACCGTCGGAGAGCCCGAGATCCAGCTTCTCATTTTACGGCTTTTCAAAGCGGCAATAGACAGCAAAAAAGAAAGGCTTGTAATCAAGACAAGAGCCATGAGTTCATAAGTAAATTTCAAACTGATATTAAACGTTAGATTTGCCGCTATGGATCCCAGAGTAATGGTCGCCACAAAATCATGGAAGGTCATATTGGTGACCGTCTGTTTGCCGAGTATTCTAGGAATGAGCAGCAGTAATGCAACGGTTAATATCGAACGCATTAATATTTCTGTGTAGGCCATAAGTTAATGTCCCTCCCCTCCCATTATGTCCAAGCTGCAGGAAGTTTAACGGGTGGGGATAGGTAGGATGAGGCTCTATCGATGAACTACTTGGAGAGTCGCTTATACAGCTCGATCAGTTTCGGGGAAGTGGACATCTTGCGAATAATGGATACCTCTTTTTGAACAGCCGCTTTCTCTTCCTTGCTTATGAATTTATCCATAGTAAACTCCTTATCATCTGCAAGTAAACGTTGAGGCAGCAGATTTATTGCCAAGTCTACATATTTATAAAATGCCTTAAAGCGCTGCGGATATTGGGCTTTAAGCCTGTTATACTCCGTTAAATATTCACTAAGATCGTTAAAAGGATCCGGTCCTGGCAGCATAGTAAGCGCTAGTAATTTGACTGCCTTATCTTCAGGATATTTTTCACAAAATTTCAGGTAGTTCTGTCTGGCTTGAGAAATATTGTCTGAAGGAATTGAATGGTCCTGATGGAAATTAATTACAGAATCATCGTGAATAAATATCGCTCCATTTTGGGCGGCCCGGTATCCAAGTTCCCAATCCTCCCAGCCAAATCCCAAAAAGTTCTCGTCAAATCCGCCAATCTCCTCAAAAAGCCTTCTCGTCATAGAAGCATTATTCGTAATCAAATTCATCCACGGAAAGTGAAAATTTTCAAATTTATCTCCATAGTTCATCAGAATGTTCTCATAAAAAGGAGTACTGTAGTTCCATTTTTTCAGATGGGTAGAATCAAACATCATGTCAAAAGGCAGAAGCTGTACTTCGGTTCGATCACCTTCTATAAATCGATCTATGAGTTTACCGGCAACAGGATGGTTAGAATAACATTCTTTTAACTGATCTATCTGCTGTAAGGAAAATTCCGGATCAATGATGGTAAAAATACGCTTCAACTTTAAGGCTCCCGAAATAACCTTGCGATCCCCTGACAAGTGATGCTCGACGTGGTTACCTACAAAATCAGGAGAGCATATCATTTCAGCATCTATAAATATAAATGTGGAGCCTGCAGCAATTCGCGCACCCATATTACGAATTTTGGATCGCCCCATGTTCTTACGCGATTGTACATAAATGAATGAATAACCCGGATTTATCAACTCATACAGAGTTGCAGTTGCATCGGATGAATTGTCGTCCAAAAAAACAACTTCCATTTGATCGAGCGGAAATTGTTGTTTATCTAAACAAAGAAGAGAGAAGTAGTTTAATGGACAGCGGTTATGGGAAGGCATGATCATGCTAACGGCGATATTTTTAACGACCTCATTTTGTACCACAATGCCTCTTTCTACATCGCGATAAAAATAAATCCCCTTTTCCATCCCATTCAACTTCCTACGCATATTCGCTTTCAGCTCAGCTTCCGTCCGAGTGGTGGACCATAAGCGGAACTCGCTAACTTCTCCTTTGAAAGCTCCGTATTGGTGCCCTCCAAGGCAAAGAGACGGAAAAAGATGATCAACGACGCAATCGGCGCCTTCATCCTTTCTATGTTGTCCGTTAATATAGAGACGAAGTTTCCGATTGTCCGAAACGATCGCCACATGCTGCCAGCTCGAGAAATCATAAGGATAAACAAGCCTTGCCGGAATATGATTAACGGAATGCTCGTAGACCGAAATCCCATTTGTTCCTACTGAAATGCCGCAGCCAGCGGCACCATAAGGATAAAAATTCGGCCCGACCAAATACCTTTTCCCGATTAAACCATCGTTCCCAAGGCTTCTTTCCGCATCCAGAAGTTGCTCCTCTTCCGCTTTCACCCAAAATTCATACGTAAACGTGTTACTAATCTGGTTTGCCTTGGGGAACATGTTCCAGGTAAATCCATCAAAATACGTCTTGTTGCCGAACATTATGGCGCCTCCTTACCCTTGTGACAAGGGCGAATACGCTGCTTCTCCGAAGCTCATACAGCTACTATATCTATATGATGACTAGAATAACTTCGTATAAGAAAGCTGCCTAATTCGGCATTAAAACAACTTGCGGAACGCGAGAACAAATGAAGCCAGTGACGCCAGAGTCAAAAAGGTCCGAACATGGTTCCACGCCGTCCAACTAACGACATAACGATTCCAAAGCTCGACTCCTTCGGCATTATTAGGGTTGGCTGCTGCCAATGAGTCGTTCAATGGAATATTGAACACAGCTGTTACCAGAACACAACCGATCAAATAAAGCAGGCTGCCCGTAAGCAGATAACCCATTCCTGCTCCTCCCCACTTGATGAAGGAGTAAATTGCCAGAATGACGCAAGCCAATGCCGTCCCGGAAAATATGAAGCCAAACAATGGAGTCAGTATAGAAATATTAATCGATTGCATCGTGGCGATTCCTTGCGCTGAAGGCAGCTTGGCGAGAACACTCATCATGAACGCCGAGAAGGTAAAGAAAAGTCCGGCCATCAAACCGGCGCCTAACGAAGAAAATAACGTTAAAAATTGAACAATTCGATCCATCATAATGGAACCTCCTCAATTTTTTGTAGCGGCGGCATCCCGAGCGTTAAAGTGAAAGTCACTTATCTCGAGGTCAGTTAGTTTGTTTGCACAAGCAAATAATTTTCCAGTTATAAGAATGAATCATTCTATATGTTCAAGCCGGTCACTTACCTCACAAAGATGAATCGATAATTCATCGCCTTCCTTGTCACCCAATACGGTGGCATATCGTTTACGAAGATTCATCCAGCATGCGTTGATCCTCTCCTCCAACGCCTTGCCTCTTTCCGTAGCGGAAATAAGCGATAATCGCCCCTCGACACGGCTCGTGATCAGCCCTTTGAGGATAAGCTTTTCAATCAGCCTTGTTACCGTTGAAGGTTGAAGATGGAGAATTTCTCCTAGCTCCTTTTGCGAAATCCCTTCCTTTTCGAAGACAGACATCATTAAAAAAGCCGATGTCGGCGACAAACCGCTTGCAGCAAACTCATCTTCAGCCATTCGGGTAATAATTCTACCTAGTCTATTTACCGAAAAATACAAACATTCCTTCAAATAAGTATCCAGCATAATACCTGCATCCTTTTACATAAATTGCTTGCGCATACAAATATATTACACCTAGAAAAAAATGTAAAGCCCATTTTGGCAAAAAAAGAACCCGTCTTTGACAGGCTCAATCATTTGAATATTCTCAACTAAAAAAATTCCGTTCTTCTGCGTCCTTCACTACGCGAAATAGCCCGATTCCATTCAAAGGAACGATTGGATTATCGTCTAATCGAAGCCCCTCCGAATGGCTGCTCAAAGCAACGTCAGCGAGCCAGCGAGTGAAAGAAGCTACGTTCATCGATTCCATCTCCTCCCTGCTGAAGAAGCCTGCCGCATCCACTTCCAGTCCGTCTGGAACCGGCTCGCCTGCCACATACTCCATGGAGTATGCGACATATAAGTTATGGATTAAACGTGGCTCGTCTCGCAGTGCTGCGACGCCGGTGACAACAGCTTCAATACCCGTTTCCTCGATAACTTCACGGCGTACTGTTTCATGCAACTGCTCAAGCTGTTCCGCGTATCCTCCTGGATTCGTCCAAAAACCCCGCCCAGGCTCCTGTGCTCGGCGCACAAGCAGCAGCTTGCCCTCTCTCTCGACCAGAGCGCCAACGCCAATGCTATAATTGCCCCAGTGCACAAAGCTGCAGGAGGTGCAGGCTTTTCTCTCTGTGCCGTCAATATCCCGCGTTTCCATCGGCTTGCCGCAAGCGGAACAAAAGTTGACTTCCATCTCTAGTTTCTCCCCTCAATCACTTTGATTCAATCCCATACATTTATCATCCTATACGATACAGCAGGTGTAAATAACGAATGCTTCAAAGGGGCTAAGCGCTTTTTTTCTACTGAAAAGATGGTATGATGAATAACATGTTCAAATGAGTACTAATGTACCTGCACTTACAGAATCGAGGCCTGAATACATGAAGAAATTCAAAAAATTCTATATAGAAGTTACGAGTGTGTGCAACTTGGCTTGCACATTCTGCCCGCCAACCAAGCGGGAAGCCAGCTTTATCAAAGTTGATGATTTCACAAAAAGACTGGATGAAGTAAGACCGCATACCGATTATATTTACTTGCATGTCAAAGGTGAACCGCTGCTGCATCCCAAAATCGATCAACTGCTCGATCTGAGCCATGAGCGTGGTTTTAAAGTCAATATCACGACAAACGGTACGCTGATTACAAAAAATAAAGCCAAGCTGCTGAATAAACCTGCGCTTCGCCAGATGAATTTCTCGTTGCATAGCTTTGATGGCCATATCGGCTCCACCAACAAAGAAGCTTATGTGACCACGATTATTTCGTTCATTAAGGAAGCTTTGGAAACGACGAATATACTATTTTCTTTGAGATTATGGAATCTGCATACCGATAATGCCACAAACCAAGAAAGAAATCGAAATCGCCAGGTGCTTGAAATTTTAGAGCGTGAATTCAATCTCGATTACCAGATCGAAGAGAAATTCGAGCGCGGAAGCGGCCTCAAAATTGCCGAGCGTGTGTACTTGAATCAGGACCATGAATTTGAATGGCCGGATCTGAATGCCGAAGAGGATGACGGCAAAGGCTTCTGCCATGGGCTGCGTAATCAGGCCGCGATTCTCGCCAACGGCACTGTTGTGCCCTGCTGCCTGGATGGCGAAGGCATCATCAACTTGGGCAACATTAATCAGAAACCTTTTGCCGAAATTATTGAAGGTGAACGTGCGAATAAGTTGTATGACGGATTCTCACGCAGAGAAGCCGTTGAAGAATTATGCCGTAAATGTGGGTACCGCAAACGGTTTGGCACTTAGAACGCTCACTGAAATAGCAAAGAGGATCGTCTCTCAACGATCCTCTTTGTCGTTTCAGCGATTTTAACGTT
This window contains:
- a CDS encoding GIY-YIG catalytic domain-containing protein; the encoded protein is MITITIPKLEVSITKQKNPEGSHIFGFTDFHLITREKGGIFMFYNAKDELLFVGKARKLRPRIKKHFEDSVSPMKKHRDEVAKIEVYIVDDPMERDIYETYVINRMKSKYNIDKQFSF
- a CDS encoding DNA-binding transcriptional regulator, MarR family; protein product: MLDTYLKECLYFSVNRLGRIITRMAEDEFAASGLSPTSAFLMMSVFEKEGISQKELGEILHLQPSTVTRLIEKLILKGLITSRVEGRLSLISATERGKALEERINACWMNLRKRYATVLGDKEGDELSIHLCEVSDRLEHIE
- a CDS encoding carbohydrate ABC transporter membrane protein 1, CUT1 family yields the protein MYKKFIGQLEIQSMVWPGIVFLLIFSYFPMYGILIAFKDYDILQGITSSDWVGLEHFREFFNDPNFMQVLQNTLTINMLALAIAFPAPIIFALLLNEITNNKFRRLVQSISYLPHFVSWVIFGGLIINILSPSNGILNEILLTIGVIKEPLNFMSEPQYFKYILVLGETLKGLGWGAIIYIAAIAGVDAELYEAAKIDGAGRFQKMWHITLPSIMGTIVIMLIFAISSLLNSGFEQILVLQNVLNRESSETIDTYVYKLGFESMRYSYSTAVGLAKSIIAVILLLAANHVSKRITNKGLF
- a CDS encoding putative aldouronate transport system permease protein, whose protein sequence is MSSSSQLRSKAFDILNVFFMIAIIVVTLGPFWFTIVGSFNSGLDYLRGGVYFWPREFTIANYSAVLSDETIYQAFFVTGFRTIVGTFIHVLFTALIAYGLSRPYLVGRNVYMIIIMITMFFSGGLIPTYLLYKELGLLNNMLVYIIPNMFSVWDLIIIMSFMRTIPDAILESARMDGASEYRIFFGFILSLSKPVLAAITLFNGVYHWNSYFDSMMFTSSDSLQTVQLFLMRMVTSADFANGVSKAALANIPTQALKVSPETMKLAMMMVVSIPIIVIYPFLQKYFVKGIMIGSIKG
- a CDS encoding Glycosyltransferase, GT2 family, with protein sequence MFGNKTYFDGFTWNMFPKANQISNTFTYEFWVKAEEEQLLDAERSLGNDGLIGKRYLVGPNFYPYGAAGCGISVGTNGISVYEHSVNHIPARLVYPYDFSSWQHVAIVSDNRKLRLYINGQHRKDEGADCVVDHLFPSLCLGGHQYGAFKGEVSEFRLWSTTRTEAELKANMRRKLNGMEKGIYFYRDVERGIVVQNEVVKNIAVSMIMPSHNRCPLNYFSLLCLDKQQFPLDQMEVVFLDDNSSDATATLYELINPGYSFIYVQSRKNMGRSKIRNMGARIAAGSTFIFIDAEMICSPDFVGNHVEHHLSGDRKVISGALKLKRIFTIIDPEFSLQQIDQLKECYSNHPVAGKLIDRFIEGDRTEVQLLPFDMMFDSTHLKKWNYSTPFYENILMNYGDKFENFHFPWMNLITNNASMTRRLFEEIGGFDENFLGFGWEDWELGYRAAQNGAIFIHDDSVINFHQDHSIPSDNISQARQNYLKFCEKYPEDKAVKLLALTMLPGPDPFNDLSEYLTEYNRLKAQYPQRFKAFYKYVDLAINLLPQRLLADDKEFTMDKFISKEEKAAVQKEVSIIRKMSTSPKLIELYKRLSK
- a CDS encoding Uncharacterized membrane protein YcaP, DUF421 family, encoding MAYTEILMRSILTVALLLLIPRILGKQTVTNMTFHDFVATITLGSIAANLTFNISLKFTYELMALVLITSLSFLLSIAALKSRKMRSWISGSPTVLIEGGKVLEDNMGKIRYTMDSLDQSLRQEGVFNLEEVEYAVLENNGKVSILKKEGYQLATKQDIGLVGRAQTFPIELIMDGEIVDDNLDRHGLTRKWLEHELSQRGKKLSDVFYAVRGTQQQLVFDYYKDDIHNPMDKE
- a CDS encoding Uncharacterized membrane protein, translating into MDRIVQFLTLFSSLGAGLMAGLFFTFSAFMMSVLAKLPSAQGIATMQSINISILTPLFGFIFSGTALACVILAIYSFIKWGGAGMGYLLTGSLLYLIGCVLVTAVFNIPLNDSLAAANPNNAEGVELWNRYVVSWTAWNHVRTFLTLASLASFVLAFRKLF
- a CDS encoding ADP-ribose pyrophosphatase YjhB, NUDIX family, whose protein sequence is MEVNFCSACGKPMETRDIDGTERKACTSCSFVHWGNYSIGVGALVEREGKLLLVRRAQEPGRGFWTNPGGYAEQLEQLHETVRREVIEETGIEAVVTGVAALRDEPRLIHNLYVAYSMEYVAGEPVPDGLEVDAAGFFSREEMESMNVASFTRWLADVALSSHSEGLRLDDNPIVPLNGIGLFRVVKDAEERNFFS
- a CDS encoding radical SAM additional 4Fe4S-binding SPASM domain-containing protein, with the translated sequence MKKFKKFYIEVTSVCNLACTFCPPTKREASFIKVDDFTKRLDEVRPHTDYIYLHVKGEPLLHPKIDQLLDLSHERGFKVNITTNGTLITKNKAKLLNKPALRQMNFSLHSFDGHIGSTNKEAYVTTIISFIKEALETTNILFSLRLWNLHTDNATNQERNRNRQVLEILEREFNLDYQIEEKFERGSGLKIAERVYLNQDHEFEWPDLNAEEDDGKGFCHGLRNQAAILANGTVVPCCLDGEGIINLGNINQKPFAEIIEGERANKLYDGFSRREAVEELCRKCGYRKRFGT